TGGGAGGCTGGAGCATCGTCCCGCTCGAGCTTGCGGTCCTGTGGGCCAGCGTGAGAGTTCCGTCCTTCGAAAACGGCGTTATCGCAGGTGGAGAGGTCGAGATTAGAACCCATATCGTGAGGGTAAGGCAGACTGACATCACAATGTCCGTACAGATCAACGACATAGTTACCTGGCGCGGCTTTAAGTTGGTCGTCAAGGCCTGCCGTCCTTTAGGTCGGGAGTGGGTCGATTTCGATTGCAGATTAGAGGCCCCGGAATGATAACACTTCAGGTTAGCGGCACGGAGGAGCTTATTCGGGATCTGCGCAAGGCTGGCATCGAGGTTCGAGAAGAAGCCGGGGATGTGCTTAAGGAGCAGGCCGAAGCAATAAAAGAGGATGCTAAAGGAAGGGTTCCCGTTGACACTGGAGTGCTTAAACAGTCGATCCGTTCCTTCGTGTCGAAGAAGCGCTTGTCGGCCACGGTCTCGGCGGGGGGAAAGGTGAGCGGAGGTGACCCATACTACGCTGGTTTCGTGGAATTCGGAACTAAGAACTCCAGTCCTCACCCGTTTTTGTTTCCTGCGGCTAGGGCCCACGAAACTGAGACGGAGGAAAAACTTGTCGAAACCATGATGACAGTTCTTAAGAATGGAGTAGGCGGATGAGCCATATCGATACGACAAAGGCGGTTTACAAGTTTCTTACGGAGACGCTCTCGGCGAAAGTCGAGGGCGTTTTCGATTTGGTTCCGGAGGGACAGCCTGGGCCGTATGTCCAGGTCGGACAGATTCAGAGTTTGCGGGGGAGTTTGCTGGACGACTCGGATCGCAGCTGGTACGTGGATCTCCATATCTGGAGCGATTATCAGGGTCGGAAAGAGGTCCTGGAGATCGCCGACACGATACTGGCGTCGTTGCCGATCGAATGGTTTGCGGAGGAACTTGTAGTTTTACAGGACGTTGCCCGGTCATCCAGGATTCCTTCCGGATGGTATCACGGGGTTTTGACGATAAAGGGTTATGACGGGAGGTAAAGAATATGGGTGCATCTACAGCGAAAAAAGCACTGGTACATATAGACGTAAGTGGAACCCCTACGGCTTTCGGAGAAGTGAAATCGTTTTCTCTCGATACATCGCTGGGAACCATAGATGCGTCTGTTATATCGACGGACTGGAAGAATTATCTGGTGGGGCAGGCTAGTTGGAGCGGCAGTCTAGAGTGTTTCTACGATCCTACCGATTCGGCTCAGGCGGAGCTTTCGTCCAAGGTAATAGCAGGTACTGCGGTGACGTTGACTTTCTATCCTCTTGGAGATGCTACCGGAAAACCTGAGCTTACAGGGACTGCCTACGTAACGGCGTGGAATGTCTCCGGAGCCACCGAGGATGCGGTAGGTCTCTCCATTTCATTTCAGGGGAGCGGAGCTTTGACGGAATCAACTGTCGTATAGGAGGAGGTAGCTTATGGACATGGAGCTTAAGTACGGAATAAACGCCGTTCGCGCTCTGGAAGGGGAAATAGGCAAGACTTCTCGGGAGATGCTGACCGAAGGCGTAAACCCTACGGACATATCCTTCGGAACGACTATTATCTGGGCCGGGTTGCTGTGGAAGGACCCGACTTTGACGGTTGATCAAGTCGGCGACGATCTGGATAAAGAAGAGGGGCTGTATTTCGAGGCAGTCCAAAAGGCGATACGACTTTTTGGGGCATCCTTTAAAAGGATCCTGGGCAGACAGTTTTTCGATGCCGCTGACCCGGCGGAAGAGGATGAAAGCGAAAAAAACTGACCGGAGAGGACTGGGAAAAGGCCTGCGACGATGTCGTGCTGGCTCTTCTCGGTCCTCTCGGTTTTAGACCCTCGGAATTATGGATTCTTACCTGGGGAGAGGCGAAAGACCTGCTTGAAGCCTGGCGTTACAGGGAGTACCTGGACAGCCAGAAGCGGGCTCAGATGGCCTGCTGGCTTCTGAACGGATCGGGGAACCTTAAGCATTCCATAAACATAGCCGATCTGGTCGGTTATTGGGTCGATGGTCAGGTAATGGGAAAGGGAGAGTACAGGGAGTTCCTGGAAGAGAAGGTACGGAGAAAAAAGGTCGAGAAAGGGGGGCGGTAGCGTATGGCCAGAAAGAAGGTAGTCTTTGCGTTCGGCACCGATCTGACCGAGCTCGAACGAGGATTCAAGCGGATAGACTACAAGATGCGGAAGATGTCGACCAATATGCAGCGGGAAGGAAAAATCCTGAGTACCGCTTTTACCGCTCCTCTGGCGGCCGTAGGCGTGGCCGGAGTGAAGGCGAGCATCGATTTCGAAAGCGCTTTCGCCGGGGTGAAAAAAACCGTCGATGCGACGGAGGCTGAGATAAAGAAGCTGCGTAACGGGATCCTCGATATGTCCAAAGAGATCCCGGCCAGTGCCGAGGCCATTTCCCATGTGGCGGAAGCGGCGGGCCAACTTGGCATCAACACGGATAACATCCTGTCTTTCTCGAGAGTGATGATCGACCTGGGTGAATCGACGAATCTCGGCTCGGAGGAGGCCGCATCCTCTCTGGCTCAGTTTGCCAACGTGACGAGGATGAGTCAGACCGACTTCGATCGATTGGGAAGCGTTGTCGTTGATCTAGGCAACAACCTGGCCACGACGGAGAAGGACATAGTGGCCATGGGGCAACGGTTGGCCGGTGCCGGATCTCAGATAGGCATGTCCGAATCGGACATTATGGCCATGTCTGCGGCCTTGTCCTCCGTTGGGATCAACGCTGAGGCCGGTGGATCGTCGTTTTCAAAGCTCATGATCCGCATAAAGACCGCTGTAGCCACGGGCAACGAAGATCTGCGCTCTTTTGCATCGGTCGCAAGGATGACTCAGAAGGAGTTTAAAAAGGCTTTCGATGTCGATCCCGGAAAGGCGATTCTTGCGTTCATTGATGGCTTGAGCGATCTGGAAGGTTCGGGCACGTCGGCTATTCAGGTTCTGAACGATATGGGGATTACCGAGATCCGGCTGACCGATTCGCTTTTGCGGGCCGCCGGAGCAAGCGATACGTTCTCCGAGGCTATGGAGATAGGGCGAAAGGCTTGGGAGCAGAATAACGCCTTGCTGGAGGAGGCCGAGAAGCGTTACGGGACCACAGGGTCTCAGCTGAAGGTTTTGCAGAACCGTCTGAACGTGGCGGCCATCGCTTTGGGAGATCACCTCGCTCCCGGCCTAGTGGACGTCGTGGATATGACGGTCGACCTTGCGGAAGGTTTTTCACGTCTAAGCTCCAGTACTCAAAGCAGCGTTGTTGCCTTTTCCGCCGTAGCTGCCGCAGTAGGCCCGGTTTTATTCGGAGCTGGCCAGACCCTTACGTTATTCAGGTCCTTGGGAAAAGGTGCTGTCAAGCTTTATGGAGGAATGTTGAAGGCGGGAGAAGCCTTAGCGTCTTTTTCCGCTGCCACGGCTGCGGCAAAAGGGGCAGTGCTGGGACTTAACGGTGCCATGTCGACCGGTCCTATGCTGGCCGTATCCGCTGTTTTAGTGGGGCTTTCCCTGGTGATACCCCCTGTCATATCCGGTTTTTATGATATGACTTCAGAGACCGAAAAAACCGAAGGGGCCATGAAGAGCCTTGAGGAACAGGTTCGGGATACCAAGGAAGCCCTGATGGGGTTGAGCCGAACGACGTGGGATCGCAAGATCGACGAGGCTCGCGAGAAGGTAAGAAAACTTTCTGAGGAATTGGCTGTCTTGAACGAGGCGCAGAAGAAAGAAATGGAACGGGCAAGCCTCACCATGATAGGTGCCTCCAGGACGACCACGTCGGCTGACTCGGAGATAAAGAAAAAAGAAAGCGAGCTGAACAATGCCAGGGGAGATCTAAAACTCAAAGAGGATGGGCGTATGTATAGGTCCGTTCTCGAAGAGATGGGTAACGCCCTGGCGAAATTCAAGGCTGACGTACGGGATACCGACGGTGATATCTCCAATCTGAAGGAGTCTGCGTACCTGAAGTTGAGAGGTATGGCCGATTCTTTGAAGGGTACCGAGTTCGAGAACGATCCCGAGATAAAACGGATTCTGAGCGAGCTGACCTCCTATAAGGCTTCCGTAAATTCTCGATCATTTGAGGGGATCCCTTTCGGCGGAGACGGCAAGAAGGTAGGAAGGTCTATTTCGGAGGCAGCGAAGGCCGTCGATCTCATGAGGGATAAGATACGCTACCTCAACGAGGACGGTTCCGCTTTCCTGCCGATACTGGAGGAATGGAAAGGCAAGCTCAAGCCGCTGTCCGACGACTGGAAGCTTGTAGTGGATCTGGAGAAGCAGGTTAACGACAATATAAAATCGCAGAACGAGGAACTTGCACGGGAGGCGGAAGCGGCGGCGAAACGGGCCGAGGCCCTGTCCAGATGGGAGTTTTCACAGGGCTTCACCTCCTCTGAAGATAGAGTTTCCGATTTGATGTCCGGCTTCGATGGGGTCGATATGGGCGATCCGTCGACCTGGACCGATAAATTGCGAGAGGGGTTTGCCGAGGCGCAGAGCATCGTGTCGTCTTTGGTCAACGAGGATCTTGCTCGATTGAACGGGGAACTGTCCAAGGGGACGATAACCCAAGATCAGTGGTTGGATGTTTTGGAATCCCTTAAGTCCGAGTATGCCGAATTCCCACAGGTGATAAAAGCCATCGAAAAAGCTCAAAAGGGAGTGAAGGATACCACCTCCGACGTTTCAGACATGACGAAGCTTTGGGCCAACGACCTGGCCCGAGGCCTTGCGGACGCTATCGTGAACGCTAAAGACTTGGGAGATGCCCTGCAAAATGTGGCAAAAAGCATCGCCTCCAGTGCGTTGCAGAAGTTGATCGGCGGGTGGTTGGGTTTTGCGGATGGGGCGGCTTTTTCCGGAGGGAAGATGCTGGCATTTGCGGACGGTGGCGTAGTGAATTCGCCTATGATCTTCCCGTTTGCATCCGGAATAGGGCTTATGGGAGAGGCTGGTCCGGAGGCGATAATGCCTCTGAAGCGTGGAGTGGATGGCAAACTCGGTGTTTCTGCCGACTGTTCCGGGGGCTCCGGCGGGGCCACGATAATACATAATTACTATATCCAGGCTGTCGATGCTCAATCTTTTGCGGATGTCTGCCGTAGGAACCCGGGAGCGATTACCGGGGTGTTCGCCCAGGATTATACGAACAACGGCGTAACTCGAAAGGTCGTAAAAGGAGGCTGATATCGTGGAGATTTTCGACTATGTGCCTCTCTATACGTGGCAGTCCAAGCCTGGGTACAGGGTTTTGGTGTCCACGTTGGAGGGCGGCAGGGAACAGCGGAAATTCAAGGGACGATATCCCCGAGAATGGGTTTTGTCCTTTAGGGCCGATGCTGCTACGATCAGGGGAATCATAGCTTTTTTCGATGCCCGCAAGGGACCTTTCGAGGCCTTTTCGTGGATCGTACCGGACACCGGCGAAACGGTGTCGGTGAGATTCGGAGAGGAGAGTTTGTCTCCATCGTGGAACGGTACGAGGTCTGGAGAGATCTCCAAAGTCGTGTTGAAGGAGGTCCTCTAAATGCCCAGAGCCTACACTGCCTACGAAGCCGCGGCAGAAAAGCCGGAGATAATCACCGCCTGGCTGGTGGGAATACCGAGCCTTCCTGCGGTGAACGATCCGTCCACCACGATCGAACTGTACTTTACGGACCATTCGGCAGAGATCCTTTATGAGGGCAAGACCTATCTGCCCAGCCCCCTCAGTATATCGGCGCCGAAGGCCAGCAAGGACATGGAAAAAGCCTCCGGAGCGGTAGCCCTCTGCAACCTGCCGAACCAGTTCAGCGGATACGCCAAGAACTACCGGATAAAGGACGGGAAGATAACTGTTATCCACGCCGTGTTAAACGAATCGACGTGGATCGGCATGACTACCTTTGTCGGGATCATGGATGCCCCGACAATTACCGAATCGCAGATTTCGGTGAACATCTCCGCCGGGCGCAGCGTGGCGGCCCTTATACCTCGTGAGCTGTATCACCTCAGCAGATTTCCGCACCTGCCGTCTAGTAAGGACCCGAGGACGGTCAATCTCAAATGACCCTGGCGGACCTGGTGGGGATCCCCTGGGTGGTTCATGGTAGAGACCTGGACGGCCTGGACTGCGTGGGGCTGGCGGTGCTGGCGCAGAAAGTGCTATGCGGCCGAGAGCTGGATTTTCCTCAGGACTACGGACAGGGAGACCAATACGAGAAATCGGAGATCATCAAGACGGAAGTGGAGCGGCTGTTCAGCCCTGCGGAATCCCCGGAATCGGGAGCCGTGGGGCTTTTCTTTTTCGATGTCTGCTGGCATGTGGCCACCTTCACGGACCGGACCCATTTTTTGCATATTTTCGAGGGAAAAACCAGCAGGATATCGAGACTGACACCGGCGTATAGACGGTACCTGAAGGGGGTGTACACATGGCGGGAGCGGTAATCGGAGGGCTGTTAGGAGCGGCGTTTGGATCTACATTAGCGACCTGGGGGCTTGTTAGCTCTGCTGGATTAGGATGGCTTTTCGGAGCCTCCATCGGTTCCCTCTTCGATCAGCCCTCGATGGACTTCGGGAGCTCCAGTCCTAACTATTCTTTCAGCGAAATACACAACACCAAATCTCAGATGCTGCCTATACCCATATGCTACGGCAGGGTAAGAGTCGCCGGTAACGTCTTCATGCAGCAGTTCTACGACGATAAAAAACAGAAAATGGACATGTTCGTGGGGCTATCCCAAGGCCCCATCCATCGGGTTATATCGGTGTACGCCAATGAGCATCTGTTGTTCGGGGAAGATGCGGACGCGCAGGCGCAGGAAATCAAGTATTGGATTCTGAAAGAGGAAACCCACCTGGTGCCGGGCGAGGAGAACGAGGAGATCACCGAGTACTCTTGGGTAGAGGCAACCAAAGAAGAATACGACGTATGGGAAGGACGAAAAGAACGCAGGGACCCCAACGGGAACGTCATCACGGTGGACCTGAAAGAATGCTCCTGCGACATCCATCTGGGGACGCCGGATCAACTGAAAGACGACCGAGAGTCGGGAGAGCATAGCTACGGAAGAGTCGCCTATTTAGGCGCCACACTCAAGGTCCAGGAGGGTCTTACAGGGAACCCCACCATCACCACGGAATTCGAAGGCCGCGAGGTCTGGACTCCCTCTGGGATCAGATACACCGCCAATCCGGTGTGGTGCATCGTCGACCTGCTCACCAATACGGACTACGGCGTAGGTATTCCCTTGGCGGCCATAAACATCCCCGCCGCCGAGGACGCCGCGGCATATTGCGACGAGCTTCTGGACGGTCGGCCCCGCTACAGCCTCAACTACATCATAGACCAGCAGAGACCTGCGCCGGACATCCTGCGGGACATGCTCATGTGCTTCGACGGGTACATCCGGGAGAGGGAGCAGATAACCATCTGCGTCAACA
This portion of the Dethiosulfovibrio faecalis genome encodes:
- a CDS encoding phage tail tube protein, which encodes MGASTAKKALVHIDVSGTPTAFGEVKSFSLDTSLGTIDASVISTDWKNYLVGQASWSGSLECFYDPTDSAQAELSSKVIAGTAVTLTFYPLGDATGKPELTGTAYVTAWNVSGATEDAVGLSISFQGSGALTESTVV
- a CDS encoding phage tail tape measure protein gives rise to the protein MARKKVVFAFGTDLTELERGFKRIDYKMRKMSTNMQREGKILSTAFTAPLAAVGVAGVKASIDFESAFAGVKKTVDATEAEIKKLRNGILDMSKEIPASAEAISHVAEAAGQLGINTDNILSFSRVMIDLGESTNLGSEEAASSLAQFANVTRMSQTDFDRLGSVVVDLGNNLATTEKDIVAMGQRLAGAGSQIGMSESDIMAMSAALSSVGINAEAGGSSFSKLMIRIKTAVATGNEDLRSFASVARMTQKEFKKAFDVDPGKAILAFIDGLSDLEGSGTSAIQVLNDMGITEIRLTDSLLRAAGASDTFSEAMEIGRKAWEQNNALLEEAEKRYGTTGSQLKVLQNRLNVAAIALGDHLAPGLVDVVDMTVDLAEGFSRLSSSTQSSVVAFSAVAAAVGPVLFGAGQTLTLFRSLGKGAVKLYGGMLKAGEALASFSAATAAAKGAVLGLNGAMSTGPMLAVSAVLVGLSLVIPPVISGFYDMTSETEKTEGAMKSLEEQVRDTKEALMGLSRTTWDRKIDEAREKVRKLSEELAVLNEAQKKEMERASLTMIGASRTTTSADSEIKKKESELNNARGDLKLKEDGRMYRSVLEEMGNALAKFKADVRDTDGDISNLKESAYLKLRGMADSLKGTEFENDPEIKRILSELTSYKASVNSRSFEGIPFGGDGKKVGRSISEAAKAVDLMRDKIRYLNEDGSAFLPILEEWKGKLKPLSDDWKLVVDLEKQVNDNIKSQNEELAREAEAAAKRAEALSRWEFSQGFTSSEDRVSDLMSGFDGVDMGDPSTWTDKLREGFAEAQSIVSSLVNEDLARLNGELSKGTITQDQWLDVLESLKSEYAEFPQVIKAIEKAQKGVKDTTSDVSDMTKLWANDLARGLADAIVNAKDLGDALQNVAKSIASSALQKLIGGWLGFADGAAFSGGKMLAFADGGVVNSPMIFPFASGIGLMGEAGPEAIMPLKRGVDGKLGVSADCSGGSGGATIIHNYYIQAVDAQSFADVCRRNPGAITGVFAQDYTNNGVTRKVVKGG
- a CDS encoding DUF3168 domain-containing protein, producing the protein MSHIDTTKAVYKFLTETLSAKVEGVFDLVPEGQPGPYVQVGQIQSLRGSLLDDSDRSWYVDLHIWSDYQGRKEVLEIADTILASLPIEWFAEELVVLQDVARSSRIPSGWYHGVLTIKGYDGR
- a CDS encoding lipocalin-like domain-containing protein, which encodes MPRAYTAYEAAAEKPEIITAWLVGIPSLPAVNDPSTTIELYFTDHSAEILYEGKTYLPSPLSISAPKASKDMEKASGAVALCNLPNQFSGYAKNYRIKDGKITVIHAVLNESTWIGMTTFVGIMDAPTITESQISVNISAGRSVAALIPRELYHLSRFPHLPSSKDPRTVNLK
- a CDS encoding HK97-gp10 family putative phage morphogenesis protein is translated as MITLQVSGTEELIRDLRKAGIEVREEAGDVLKEQAEAIKEDAKGRVPVDTGVLKQSIRSFVSKKRLSATVSAGGKVSGGDPYYAGFVEFGTKNSSPHPFLFPAARAHETETEEKLVETMMTVLKNGVGG
- a CDS encoding head-tail adaptor protein; protein product: MRSTTTSIGDLRSRVIISRSERTPDGMGGWSIVPLELAVLWASVRVPSFENGVIAGGEVEIRTHIVRVRQTDITMSVQINDIVTWRGFKLVVKACRPLGREWVDFDCRLEAPE